In the Drosophila teissieri strain GT53w chromosome 3R, Prin_Dtei_1.1, whole genome shotgun sequence genome, ATCCCTCGATGCGTTTGCTGATGGTGGAACTGTTCAACAGCATCATAGGTCACTCGATCTTCACCAAGGAGGCCATGATTCTGGAGGTGATGAAGCGTTTCAATGGCCTCATGGCCAGTGGAAACATGGAAGAATACCGCTTGGAGGCCGAGAAAATCAAGAGCCATTTGAATGTAAGCAAAGTAAATCACTCTTAAAGCTATACTGACCATCGAAATACCATGACAGCAACTGCTCGGCACTCAAGGAGTCCTCATCCTGCCCACCTTCCACACGAGCGCCCTCTGCTTCCACACCTCGCTGCTGAACGTGACGGGGATCGACAATCTGCTGCTCTTCAACGTCCTTGGCCTGCCCGCCACCCATGTGCCCATGGGCACGAATCAGCGGGGGATGCCCATAGGGCTGCAGGTGGTGGCCGCCCAGTACCAGGACAAGCTCTGCCTGAAGGTCGCCGCCGAGCTGGAGGCCGTTTTTCACGGCTGGGTGCCACCGGTGCCACATGACACATGAAACACCAAGCGAAGATCGAGTCCCTGCTCGTTTATCCATTTAAGGTTCAAggttaaattttgtttaaagatCTAGTAGTGTTGTGAAGATTAAAGTGAAATTCGTTTAATACACCAAATTCTTTTTATACTGGAGTGTTTTTCTGGATCACTGAATAGTCGGctgaaattttcaaaaataattcattCAGCGCTTTTCCCTCGTAGACGGACAAATCAATGGAAAACTACATTAAAATTTCCGTAAGTGCTTTAAGTTTGGATTTGTCATAGTCATTGTCATATGATTGTTCTCAAGGACGAAAAAGGAATCCATCCAGAACCCATCCATATGAGGGTATGGAGGACTTGAACTCTGTATCCGAAGAGGAGAACTCCGAGtaaaacctaaaaaaattGGTTCAAGAACAGTTGAATCCATATATAAGATACTCTACCTATTACTCACCTTTCTCACCTTTTAAacagtatatacatatatgatatacttttgtttataaagTGGTTGTTTTCATCTTTGAAATAACTTTCTCAAAGAATTAAATAAGTCCCCATAAGTTCATTCTTATACACTTAACAAACTGCACAAAGCAGTTTTCGCAATAATCTCATTCAAATTTTCGtcacaataataataacgagCTATCGTTACGTTTAATGATTGAAATGGCAAGCTCAAATTTCGAAATACGAACAGACTGCGGCTCTCACTGCGGAAATGTTACGTTTCGCACAAACTCTCTTAATCTTGAGACCCTTCCACCTTATCACACCCTTCCCTACcccataaaaatatacatatatatttatatatatatatttatacatcgGCGAATTTGACTCTCTGCTCTCCAATTTCACAGACTCGATCGTTCAGTTTGTTTTCAGTTCATTTCATTCTCGCTGCGAACGGCCGCTCATTCGGTTCTTGTGCGCAATGGAAATATTTCTGAGGCTGCTCGTGATTCTGGTGAAGTTGGTGGCTTTGTGCGTGTGTCCGCTCCTGGAGGCCTTTGTTTATCCGCCCAAATCCAGGAGGACCCTCGTCCCCCCCATCAGGAGTCGTCTGCTCACCCTCAGCGTTCAGGAGCTGCGCAGACGCCTTCAGTGCCGCCAGGTAAACATATTGTATTCACACTGGGCAGGCGCTTCGTTTGGCAAAGTTGCTGGTGAAGTTTGTGGGAACCTCCAAAGTCCATCTAATCATCTAGTTTCACAGGTTTTAGTTCAAGCTGCAAATGTGAATCAcgcaattaaaaacatattaccttattattataattagcTCTAGACTGCTGCAATAAACTTGCAAGATTTTCAGGGGTCACGTACTAACAAGCAATAAAccatatataaagtatactGAAATTGACTAAACTATTCCATCGGCGTTATCAAAAAAGCACAGTTCGTGGCGATAAGCCCGGCCCGGCGTCCGAATACCATAACAAATAATATCTAAAGCTAGTGTATGGGTATATATGGCAAACTATTTAGGTGTTATATTTTCCGATTTCAGTTGACATCGGCGGAGTTGGTGCGCACCTATATCGAACGTATCGAATCAGTTAATAAGCATCTAAATGCCCTAGTGGAATCTCGTTTTACGGCCGCCCTGGAGGAGGCCATTGAAACAGATGACCTCATAGCCAGCTGCCAAAGTGCAGCAGATGTGGAGAAGCTCTTCGCAGAGCGTCCACTACTGGGACTTCCCGTGACCATAAAGGAGTCATGTGCCCTCGAGGGCATGAGCTTTGCCGTGGGCAGTCTGTCCAGAAAGAATatcaaagccaaagccgaTGGCGAAGCAGTGAAGCGTTTGAAGTCAGCTGGAGCCATTCCGCTCCTGGTCTCGGCCACGCCGGAATATTGTTTCAGCATCGAGACGGACACCTTGTTGAATGGAAAAAGCCTGAATCCCTACGACTCTGAACGGACACCGGGCGGAAGTTCTGGTGGGGAGGTAAGATGGTAATTTTAATGGTTTCTAACTATGAATATGTATTATGAAATACTTCCAGGGCTCTTTGAACGGAGCAGGCGCCTCTCTTTTCGGCATTGGTTCAGATATTGGTGGTTCCATTCGCATCCCCAGCTTGTATTGCGGCATCTTCGGGCACAAGCCCAGTGGCGGAGTGTGCTCCCCCAAAGGACACTTTCCCAACTCATCGGATCCAAACATCGGACACTATTTGGTGGAGGGACCCATAAGCCGCTTCGCCGAGGATCTGTCCGAGTTGCTGCAAGTAATGGCGGGCAAGGAAAATGCATCCAAACTGCGATTGGATGAGCCCGTCCAGCTGAAGCAGATTAAAGTGCAGTATGCTCTGGGTTTTGAGGGTATCAATGGATGGATGCATGTGGCGGTGGACAAGGATATCAGGAATTCGATTTGCAAAGCCACAGCGCATTTGAAGAGCCTCGGCTTGGACGTGAAGAAAGCGAAACTACCCAATCTCGAGAattcaatggaaatggcatTATCCGGAATCGCCGGACAGGATTTAATGGACTATCTATTGCCGGATGAGAACCCAGAGGGTTCGGGCAAAGTGCGTGAGACTCTCTGGGAGATTGTCAAAAGTCTGCGGGGTCAATCGAATTACACAACCAACGCCCTGATCTTTGAACTCATGCGACGCACAGGTGCCTTTATGTCGAAATCGAAGCTCAATCAATATATGACGGAATCTCGCGAATTGATCGGGGAGTTCGAGGTAAGTGGTCTACTACTTAACACGCAAACTTATCTTTTCTTACATAAAACAAGTGTTTTTTCATTAGCAAGCTTTGGTTTGCACTCTACTGTATCTTTACTGAAATAATTACTTTCATTACATTGCTATTGTTTAAACACATTGTTTATCCtgcaaatagttttattttgtcACCTCTTATGAAGAAAATCTGAACTCAATTTTACTCaatatatttatcatttatGATTACTACCAGATAACTTAttaatttagatttaattcttgttttcTGTTTAGAATCTACTTGGCGATAACGGCGTGCTTCTGTTTCCAACTTTGAATCTACCTGCTCCGCGGCACAAGTGGTCCATTCTATCACTCTGGGGCGTGGACTACACCCTGTTGTTTAATGTACTCGGTCTGCCCGTCACCCATGTGCCAATGGGTCTGAATGAACGGGGGCTTCCCATGGGGCTTTCTGTGATTGGGGCGCCAAATCAGGATCGGTTGTGCCTCCGAGTGGCCGTGGAGTTGGAACGAGCCTTCGGTGGATGGAAGCCACCAGTGCCGCACGACCTGGATGACTAACTAAATGTCTGGACAACGAAGAACCTAAGAAAGAACTCATATGCGTAATATTACTATATaataatgaatgaatgaatggaatttttaaataaaaactaagaAAAGGTGTGAGCCCGGGATAAATGcgaatttgtatatatacattatgtCAAAAACGATTAGACATAGTCAAATGTCAACATGTTTAGAAAACAATCACCCATAGCGGGTCcaaaatataaactttattATAAACATATctttataaatcaaatagcTTATTTAAACTATATTGGTCAGTAATGGTggttatattttatacatatttttaaaacaaccGCGCAGTCCTTAGTGTTGATAAACTATTTGCCGAGCGAAGAGTTAAGTAAGCCCTTTTTAAGAGAAGTACCCTCTGGTCACACTAATCGCGTCTTTATCAAATTCGGttatcaaatttgttttgcgCCCGTTCATTCGTGTTGCGCTCATTCACTCGTTCATTCATTCGCCTTTTGAATTCCGCTTCGAACGGTTGTGTCTACACCTTTGCACAACGAGttcgaaaaaaaactaagCTCCGCGCGAAAACAGTAGGAAATT is a window encoding:
- the LOC122620344 gene encoding fatty-acid amide hydrolase 2-A, with translation MEIFLRLLVILVKLVALCVCPLLEAFVYPPKSRRTLVPPIRSRLLTLSVQELRRRLQCRQLTSAELVRTYIERIESVNKHLNALVESRFTAALEEAIETDDLIASCQSAADVEKLFAERPLLGLPVTIKESCALEGMSFAVGSLSRKNIKAKADGEAVKRLKSAGAIPLLVSATPEYCFSIETDTLLNGKSLNPYDSERTPGGSSGGEGSLNGAGASLFGIGSDIGGSIRIPSLYCGIFGHKPSGGVCSPKGHFPNSSDPNIGHYLVEGPISRFAEDLSELLQVMAGKENASKLRLDEPVQLKQIKVQYALGFEGINGWMHVAVDKDIRNSICKATAHLKSLGLDVKKAKLPNLENSMEMALSGIAGQDLMDYLLPDENPEGSGKVRETLWEIVKSLRGQSNYTTNALIFELMRRTGAFMSKSKLNQYMTESRELIGEFENLLGDNGVLLFPTLNLPAPRHKWSILSLWGVDYTLLFNVLGLPVTHVPMGLNERGLPMGLSVIGAPNQDRLCLRVAVELERAFGGWKPPVPHDLDD